The genomic window AAGGACACAGGTCATGGCAGGCTAGGGCTTATGGGCAACATCGTGGCTAAGATCCTGACCGCCGGTGCGGCCGTCGCCGCGAGTTTCATCGCACGCAAGGCGACGGACGGCACCTGGAAGTTCGTGACCGGCAGTGACTCCCCAGAGAACCCGGAGGACCCGGACATTGACATCAAGGAGGCCATCGCCTTCGCGGTCCTCTCCGGTGCGCTCGTCGGTCTGGCCAGGCTGCTGGCCAACCGGCAGACGAGCAAGGTCGTCGCCAAGGGCAGCCACAAATCCTCCGAGCAGGTGGCGGACGCCGCCAACGGGTGAGTTGCGTCACCCTTGTTGCGGGACACACGATGCTCAGGAGTCTGGGCCTCTTGCCGCGCGTGTACCTTGAAGCGATTGAATGTGAAAGCACTGCCGTGAAGGGGTCTGATGGCAGACGTTCCTGCCTCCATGTTGTCTAGTCGTCGCGAGCACACCGTGCGAGCTCTCTGGATCGCGATAGACGGAGCCTGTTGGGTCATCGCCATCATGGCGACGCTGTGGACCCGACTGGAGCTTGACGGCAACGTCTTGACGCACCTCAACACCTGGCTCGTCGCGCTGGGAGCCGCCAGCCTCCACGCCGTCGTCGGCACCGTCCTCGGGCCCTACATGGTGCGCCACGTGCGCGGCAGCTTTGAGGAAGTCATCTCGGTGGTCCGCGCGGCTGCCATCACGGGCCTGGTCCTGCTGGTGGTCGCCTTCGCCTTCAACACCATCTTCCTGCCAAGGTCGGTCCCCTTCCTCGCGACAGCGCTGGCGATCGTGCTCATGCTCGCCGCCCGCTTCACCATCCGCACCTATCGCTCCCGACGTGCGGGGACGCGGGAAACAGCCGGTCGCGTCATCGTTTACGGCGCCGGGCTGGCCGGCCGCCGCCTCGCCTACAACATGCTGCACGACGACCGCAGCGAGCTCGTGCCCGTCGCCTACATCGACGATGACCGCCACAAGCGTCGCCTCAGGGTCGAGGGCGTGCCGGTCCTGGGCACCGGTGCTGACCTCGTCGCCGTGGCCGAGCGCACCAACGCCACCCACGTCGTGGTCGCCATCCCTCGTGTTGACTCAGAACTGCTGCGCGAGACGCGCGAGCTCGCCGAGGAGGCCGGCCTGAAAATCAAGGTCCTGCCCCCGCTCAACGAGTGGGTCCGGACGGCTGATCCCCAGGGGAGCGACCTGCGCGACCTCAACCTCGAGGACCTGCTCGGTCGGCATGCTGTCGCGCTCGACCAGGACGCGATCAGCGCCCACCTCACCGGTAGGGTCGTCCTGGTCACCGGCGCCGGCGGCTCAATCGGCTCAGAGTTGTGCCGCCAGATCGCGAAGTTCAACCCCGGACGCCTCGTCATGCTCGACCGCGACGAGTCGACTCTGCATGCCACCCAGCTCAGCATCACCGGTCGCGCGCTGCTCGACGCCGACGACCTGATCCTGGTCAACATCCGCGACGCCGACACGCTTCGAGCCCACTTCGCCGAGTTCAAACCCGAGATCGTCTTCCACGCAGCCGCCCTAAAGCACCTCAGCCTGCTCGAGCGCTACCCCACCGAGGCATGGCAGACCAACGTGTTGGGCACCCTCAACGTGCTGCAGGCCGCCACCGAGGCTGGCGTCGACACCTTCGTCAACATCTCCACCGACAAGGCGGCAAGTCCGACCTCCGTCCTGGGCTACTCCAAGCGGATCGCCGAGCGGCTCACCGCGCACTACGCCCAGACCGCCCCCGGCCGTTATGTCTCCGTCCGCTTCGGCAACGTCCTGGGCTCCCGCGGCTCGGTCATCCCCGCCTTCACCGAGCAGATCCGTCGTGGCGGTCCCGTCACTGTCACCGACCCCGACGTCGAGCGTTACTTCATGCTCATCCCCGAGGCGTGCCAGCTCGTGATGCAGGCCGGCGCCATCGGCCACGACGGCCAGGCGATGGTGCTCGACATGGGCACCCCCGTGAAGATCGTCGACGTCGCCCACGAGCTCATCGCGCTCTCCGGCAAGGACGTCGAGATCCAGTTCACCGGCCTGCGGCCCGGGGAGAAGTTGACTGAGGTGCTCTTCATGACCGATGAGGCCCACCAGCCGACCTCCCATCCGATGATGGCGGCCGTGGACGTCCCCTCACTGGACCCGCACTTTCTAATGCGACTGCAGGTCCAGGACCCCGCATCCGTCCGCCGAGCCTTCGAGGCCTGCGGGAACAGCGACACCTCCGCAGCCGCGATGTGAAAGCTACGACCCCTTCGCGGGTAGGGTGACCCAGTCCGCAACCGTCTCAAGTACAGGATTATCGGTGGAGCTAACTGACTACGTGCGAATCGCCAGACGCAGTTGGCGGCTCATCCTGGCAGCGGTGCTCACCGTGGTCGCCCTGGCCGCGCTGCTGACGGCTCTGACGCCGCGGGAGTATCGATCCACGGCTCAGCTGTTCGTGTCGACAGCCGGCGGTGACAGCGTCTCAGACCTGGCCCAGGGCGGGTCGTTCACGCAGCGTCAGGTCGCGACCTATGCCGACATCGCCACGACACCGATCGTCCTTGACAAGGTCGTGGCAGAGCTCGGACTGGATGAGTCCGCTGGGTCACTGGCGGGACGCGTGAGTGCCGTCGTGCCACCCAACACCGTCCTCATCGACGTCGCGGTGGTCGATGACGACCCGGTGGAGGCAGCACAGGTCGCGAACTCTGTCGCCGCTGAGTTCGCCGAGACCCTGCAGGAGCTGGAGCGAGTCGACGCCTCAGGCGAGAGTCCTGTCAAGGCGACGGTCGTGAAGCCCGCGACCGCGCCGCAGTCGCCTGCGAGTCCCAGCCCCCTGCGCAACCTTGCTCTGGCGACCGTCCTGGGTCTGCTGCTCGGGGCTGGGCTAGCTGTGCTTCGCGACCTGCTCGACACCAACGTCAGGGGGGAGTCCGACATCCACCGCGTCACTGACGAGCCCGTGATCGGGGCCATCGCCTTCGACAAGGACGCCGAGGACCACCCCCTCGTGATCGAGATTGACCCGCACAGTCACCGCTCCGAAGCTTTCCGCTCGTTGCGGACCAACCTCTTCTATCTCAGTCCCGACGAGCCGGCGCGGACGCTGCTGATCACGTCCACGGTGCCGAACGAGGGCAAGAGCACCACCTCGGTGAACCTGGCGCTGACCATGGCCGAGACTGGCGCCAGGGTCTGCCTCATCGAAGGTGACCTGCGGCGCCCGCGGATGCTCGAGTACATGGGGCTCGAGAGCGCTGCGGGCCTCACGGATGTGTTGGTCGGGCGGGTGGACGTCGAGGACGTGCTGCAGCCCCACGTGTCGAACCTGCACGTCCTCGGGTGCGGGCCCATCCCACCGAACCCGAGCGAACTGCTCGGGTCCGCTGCGATGGAGCGTCTCCTGGAACGACTCTCGAAAGACTACGACTACGTCGTCATCGACGCACCACCCGTCCTGGCAGTGACGGACGCGGCCGTCCTCTCGACGTTGGCGGACGGGACGATCGTCGTCGTCGGGGTTGGGGTGGTCAAGCGTGACACTCTGTCGCGAGCGATCGCCGCGCTCGAGCGGGTGGACGCCAACGTGCTGGGCGTCGTGCTCAACCGGCTCCCGGTCAAGGGGCCAGACGCCTACGCCTACGACTATCAGAGCTATCGGCCCGGGGTGGAGATCGAGGGCCGGGGGCGACGCGCAAGGTCCAAGGCCTCGCGTCGGCGCTCTGAGCTCGCGCAAACACAGGAGTGAGCGATGGCGCCCAGCACCAGGACTCAGAACGTGATCGTCACGGTCCTTGCTGTGCTCGCCATAGGTCTGTCGGGCTTTGCGATGTGGAGTGTCGCTCAACCGCACTCGTCTCTCGTGGACGGCGCGACCGCGACGACGCGACCTGCGACTGGGTCTGACAACCAGGCGGCCGCAACCTCGACTGCTGCGCCAACCGGTGACGAGGACGAGACCACCGAGAGCGCCACGGGCGAGACCGAGACGGCCACGGCCTCCAACGCGAGTGTGGACAGCGAGTCCACCCCCAGTGTTGAGAGCTGGGTGGACGCCTGGTCTGGGGAGGCGGACCTGCTCGTCATCGGCGACGGCCTGAGCAACATGCCAAACCAGTGGGTGCAGCTGTGGGCGCGGCAGGTCGGCCAGGACCGTCCCGTCCAGCTCCACCACTGGGGCGAGCGCTCGAACGTCTCCTTCAACGACCCGCGGGTGCTCTCCGAGGCGGGCGGAGCTGCCCTGACCGTCTGGAGCGCCAGCCGCGCCGGGTCGAGCGTCGCGGACGCCGCAGAGCACTACGAACGCTTCGTCGAGGCGTCGACCACGCCTGACGCGGTGCTCGTCACGCTCGGGCACAGCAGCGGGCGCGAGGACGTGGCAGCCGGCCTCGACGCACTCCTGGACCAGATAGACGAGACCATCCCCGTGCTCATTGCGATCGGGCCCGAGGGGCTCTATGCCGACGGCGTCGGTGATGCCTTCCTCGACTGGGCCCAGGACCACGATGACCGCGTCTCGATGCTCGACATCCGGCCAGTCGCACCGGCCTATCCCACCGCCGAGCAGTGGGCTCTCGCCTTCCAGGAGGCGCTCGACTCACCCTGACCAGGGTCCGTAGTGCCTCATGTCAAGATGCCCGCGAAACGGGGCCCGTGCCTCAACTAGGAGCTGCCCGCGAAAGCGGGTGTGGCTCAGCTGGCCTGGACGCGGATGCCGCAGCGGACGTCGGGCAGGGCTGAGGGGAAGCTGGCGAGGTAGAGCTGCTCGGTTTTGTCCTTGGCCAGGACGAGTAGCCGCTCTTGTAGGTCGGCGATGCGGCGGGCGAGGTCGGCGGGGTTCAAGGAGTCGCGGTAGGTGGTCAGCTCGGCCTCCTGCTGGGGGGACAGGACCTGGGCGCTCAGGAGGCGGTCCAGCGGGGTGGCGGGCATGTCGTAGAGGCGGGTGCGGTGCCCGTGGCGGTCCTGCCCGTACCCGATCGGCTTCTTGGTCGGGGTGAGGTAGTTGAGGCGGTCGTTGACCAACGGCCAGAGCCGGCCCAGCACCTTGCGCTCCTCGGCGGTGTCGTAGCGGTAGTAGAAGCCGTACCTGCGCACCAGGTGGTTGTTCTTGGACTCGATGGTGGCCTGGTCATTCTTCTTGTACGGCCGGGACCTGGTGAAGAAGATCTGCCGGTCAGCGGCCCAGCTGATGACGGCGTGGTTGAGTAACTCGCTGCCGTTATCGAAGTCGAGGCCGGTGACGGCGAACGGGATAGTCTGCACCCCGGCCTGAAGCGCGCTCAGGATGTGGGTGTGGGCGTTGTTTGCGCACCGTGGTCGTGAACACCCACCCGGTGTGCATGCAGGTCAGGTTCACGGTACGAGCGAACTCGCCCTTCAGCGTCGGCCCGCAGTGCGCGACGGTGTCGCCCTCGAAGAACCCTGGTTCGGCCTCGACCTCATCACCGGCCTTGCGGATCGCGATCGAGGACCGCAGCAACGGCGAGGGCTTGGTCGTGCAGACCCCGCGCAACTGGTCGGTGGCCTTGACCGGCTTCAGGTACCGGTCGATCGTGGCGGCGCTCATCGACAGCAACTCGACGCGCACACCCGGGCTGTACCTGCCCTGCGGGTCCAGCCGGCCTGACCCGTCCAAGGCGAACTCGCCATGACGTTCCAGGGCATCGAGCTGGGTGGCCATCGAGGCGGCCAGGTACTTGCCGCACTGCCCTCCCGAGGCCGCCCACACCTTTTGCAGGATCTTGGTCGCGTCGTAGGAGTACTTCGGCGCCCGTGGCTTCCTGGGCCGTGCTGCGACCTGCCGGCCCGGCCCTGGCGGTGCTTTCGCCGCCGCCGTCAGGCGGCGTCGGGCGTTGTCCCGCGACCAGCCTGTCACCGAGACCACCTCGTCCAGGATCTGTCCCCTCTCCTTCTTCGCGGCCCTCACGTACGCCTTGGCGTACCTGGTTGTGACCTCGGCACGAGACCTCATCGACAGCCCACCGTCCATGTCCCAGGATGCACCCCCAGCCCCCATTTCGCGAGCATTCATAGGTGAGGCACCAGGCCCGTTTCGCGGGCGCTTTAGGTGAGTCTCGTCGGGGTCTTGCCCTCCGGACCATTCCACGACAGACTCTGTGCCTGTGGTCGTGCGGCACGCGATGCGCGACTCCCCGAGGGAAAGTGGGCCCGACGTGGTGGTTTCGGGGTTCGGTCGTGCGCACCCGCAGCACAGCACCCGTCGACGCGTGGCCGCCGTGCCGTCGCCTACAGGGGGCGTTGCTGTGCCGGAACCGCGCAAGGTAGTGGCACTCGGGGGCGGGCAGCCGCACCACGCGAGTCGTTTTCCCACCTCGTCCGCGAAGCGGACCATCGACCTCGCCACCGGGGTGCTGCTCGCCACTCTCCTCGCCGTCCTGATCGTCCCCCTGGGTATCCTGATCAAGATCGGCTCTCCCGGGCCGGCGATCATCCGACAGCCACGCGTCGGTCAGCACGGCCGGGTATTCCAGATGTACAAGCTGCGGTCAATGCGCTCGGACGCCGAGGCGGACGGCGTCGCCCGCTGGGCGCAGATCGACGACCCCAGGATCACGCCCATCGGCCGGATCCTGCGGAAAACCCGACTCGACGAACTTCCGCAGGCCATCAACGTGCTCCGCGGCGACATGGCCGTCGTGGGTCCACGCCCAGAGCGACCGGAGTGGATCGACCTGCTCGGCAGCACCCACGAGAACTTCCACCTGCGTCACAACGTCAGGCCCGGAATCACCGGGATGGCCCAGGTCCACCACTGCTACACCTCGACCCTGACGGACTGGGAGCAGAAGCTTCTCTACGATCTGCACTACGTCCGTTCCGCGACGCTGGGCCTGGAGCTGCTGATCCTGCTCAGGACCGTCGCCGTCGTGCTCAATCGCCGCGGTCTCTAGCCTGCGGGCGCGACGGCGGCCTCTGCCGTGTCAATCGCGTACTCCCAGGACAGGAGCGCCGCCGATCGGGTGGACAGGGCTCTCCGCTCGGAGTCACGCGACTGGCCGACGAGGTCTGCGACCGCGAGCGCCACGTGCCTGGCCGTCTCCTCGACCGTGATCCCACCCTGCGCCAGAAGCACCGTATTCGTCTGCTGGCGCAGGGGAGAGACGACGGCCGGAACGCCCAGCACCAGGCTGTCCAGCAACTTGAACGGGATCCCGTTGATCTGGTTGCGTTCGAGGTCCGAGGTGGGCAGGCACAGACTGACCGAACTGGCCGCCAGGACCTCCAACGCTCGGTCCCGAGGGAGCCGTCCGTGGTATCGAATGTGGGGCAACTTGCGTGCAGCGTGGCGCACAAGCCCCGCGTGCTGGCCGTCGCCGACGACCTGCAGCCCCACGCCCTGCGGCCAGTGCGGTGAGGCTGAAGCCGCAAGCAGGAGCTCGATCCCCTGCCAGCCGGCCAGCACGCCCACGAAGCACGCATACGCCGGCACGGCCGCCGACCGCCGCCGCCGCACAAGCTCGGGATCCGCCCCGTTCCTGGCCCAGCGGACGTCGGTGTGACCGCGGGCGGTCCGCCGGACCCACGCCTGCAGACCAGGGCTGACGCAGATCACCGAGTGCGCGAGCCGGAACTCGGTCCGCGCCAGGAGCCGCAGGAGCGGGGCAAGGGTGCGCGCCCTCGGGTGGGCAATCGGGACGTCCCCGAGACCGCCGTTGACCTCGAGGACGAGCCGCTTGCCGTGAAGCCGCGCGAGAAGGCAGGTCGGGAGGTCCACAACATGCCAGCGACAGTAGACCGCGTCCACGTGCCGCACGCTGCGGAGCGTTCGCCACCAGTACCGGGACCAAGTGCTGAACCTCCCTCCCGGGCCAGAGGGGCTCGCCGCCGTGTTCCAGTTCCTGACGACTCTGAGACCCCGCCGGGTGAGGCCCCTGCAGATGACCTCACCGTGCACGCGCGCGGCCGACCCCTCGATCGCGGGCTCGAGGCACGTGTGCAGGACGGTGACGCGCTGCCGCATGTCCGTCAAGCCTGTCATGGTCGCAGAGCCAGCAGCGACCGGCCGTGGCCGGTCCGTGACCGCACGAAGTCTGTGCCGTCAGACGGGGCCGTGTCTCCGAGGAGCGTCAGCCCGGCGACGACCCAGACCAGGCAGGTCGCCTGGACCGTGAACATCGGGGCCAAGGTGAGCGACCCGAGCGCCACGACGGCGCACACGAAGGCCAGCGGCATCACCCGCGGTCCCCCCCGCAGGTGCAGCACGAGCGGGGACAGGAGAGCGAGCACGTAGGCACCGACCAGGAACAGTCCGCCCTGCAGGTAGAACGCCACGAACTGGTTGTCGATGAACCCCCCGAACTGCACCTGCGGCGGCCCCAGCGTCCCGAAGCTGAAGCGGGGGTCGGCGGGGCTGTAGTCCAGCGCGAGCCGCCAGGCCTCGACCCGCCCCATCAGGTTGGCATCCGTCCGGATCCCCTCGGTGAGGATGTCGGTCACGCTGCCCAGGCGGTTGGCCAGACCACCCTCGAGCAGCCGCTGCGGAAGTCCCCACGCATACAGAAGCAGCGTACCGGGCAGCACGAACACTG from Ornithinimicrobium cryptoxanthini includes these protein-coding regions:
- a CDS encoding sugar transferase, which encodes MAAVPSPTGGVAVPEPRKVVALGGGQPHHASRFPTSSAKRTIDLATGVLLATLLAVLIVPLGILIKIGSPGPAIIRQPRVGQHGRVFQMYKLRSMRSDAEADGVARWAQIDDPRITPIGRILRKTRLDELPQAINVLRGDMAVVGPRPERPEWIDLLGSTHENFHLRHNVRPGITGMAQVHHCYTSTLTDWEQKLLYDLHYVRSATLGLELLILLRTVAVVLNRRGL
- a CDS encoding polysaccharide biosynthesis tyrosine autokinase, producing MELTDYVRIARRSWRLILAAVLTVVALAALLTALTPREYRSTAQLFVSTAGGDSVSDLAQGGSFTQRQVATYADIATTPIVLDKVVAELGLDESAGSLAGRVSAVVPPNTVLIDVAVVDDDPVEAAQVANSVAAEFAETLQELERVDASGESPVKATVVKPATAPQSPASPSPLRNLALATVLGLLLGAGLAVLRDLLDTNVRGESDIHRVTDEPVIGAIAFDKDAEDHPLVIEIDPHSHRSEAFRSLRTNLFYLSPDEPARTLLITSTVPNEGKSTTSVNLALTMAETGARVCLIEGDLRRPRMLEYMGLESAAGLTDVLVGRVDVEDVLQPHVSNLHVLGCGPIPPNPSELLGSAAMERLLERLSKDYDYVVIDAPPVLAVTDAAVLSTLADGTIVVVGVGVVKRDTLSRAIAALERVDANVLGVVLNRLPVKGPDAYAYDYQSYRPGVEIEGRGRRARSKASRRRSELAQTQE
- a CDS encoding integrase: MRAAKKERGQILDEVVSVTGWSRDNARRRLTAAAKAPPGPGRQVAARPRKPRAPKYSYDATKILQKVWAASGGQCGKYLAASMATQLDALERHGEFALDGSGRLDPQGRYSPGVRVELLSMSAATIDRYLKPVKATDQLRGVCTTKPSPLLRSSIAIRKAGDEVEAEPGFFEGDTVAHCGPTLKGEFARTVNLTCMHTGWVFTTTVRKQRPHPHPERASGRGADYPVRRHRPRLR
- a CDS encoding DUF4235 domain-containing protein, translated to MGNIVAKILTAGAAVAASFIARKATDGTWKFVTGSDSPENPEDPDIDIKEAIAFAVLSGALVGLARLLANRQTSKVVAKGSHKSSEQVADAANG
- a CDS encoding glycosyltransferase, translated to MDLPTCLLARLHGKRLVLEVNGGLGDVPIAHPRARTLAPLLRLLARTEFRLAHSVICVSPGLQAWVRRTARGHTDVRWARNGADPELVRRRRSAAVPAYACFVGVLAGWQGIELLLAASASPHWPQGVGLQVVGDGQHAGLVRHAARKLPHIRYHGRLPRDRALEVLAASSVSLCLPTSDLERNQINGIPFKLLDSLVLGVPAVVSPLRQQTNTVLLAQGGITVEETARHVALAVADLVGQSRDSERRALSTRSAALLSWEYAIDTAEAAVAPAG
- a CDS encoding polysaccharide biosynthesis protein gives rise to the protein MATLWTRLELDGNVLTHLNTWLVALGAASLHAVVGTVLGPYMVRHVRGSFEEVISVVRAAAITGLVLLVVAFAFNTIFLPRSVPFLATALAIVLMLAARFTIRTYRSRRAGTRETAGRVIVYGAGLAGRRLAYNMLHDDRSELVPVAYIDDDRHKRRLRVEGVPVLGTGADLVAVAERTNATHVVVAIPRVDSELLRETRELAEEAGLKIKVLPPLNEWVRTADPQGSDLRDLNLEDLLGRHAVALDQDAISAHLTGRVVLVTGAGGSIGSELCRQIAKFNPGRLVMLDRDESTLHATQLSITGRALLDADDLILVNIRDADTLRAHFAEFKPEIVFHAAALKHLSLLERYPTEAWQTNVLGTLNVLQAATEAGVDTFVNISTDKAASPTSVLGYSKRIAERLTAHYAQTAPGRYVSVRFGNVLGSRGSVIPAFTEQIRRGGPVTVTDPDVERYFMLIPEACQLVMQAGAIGHDGQAMVLDMGTPVKIVDVAHELIALSGKDVEIQFTGLRPGEKLTEVLFMTDEAHQPTSHPMMAAVDVPSLDPHFLMRLQVQDPASVRRAFEACGNSDTSAAAM